actggaggtatgtcgggcgtatccctcccgaccgaccagacccagaggccgactcacaagaaactcgccgactgacggggaacccgacgccactctgctggccaccgaccaagggtcggccgtctcctcccatcgccgtacagccgccggaccttgtcagctctgacacagacatgcggcacagttccccaggggcattgtcccgccgagagcgaggtcaaccctggtgattagacggccacacggcgacatgacatttccacggcggctctgacagtctacagtgagttgacagttcctcacttgtccgcgccattaatgacggcgccatacctagctccactatatataccggggaaggcaacagtgcaagggtcgatccgcccgtctctcccacatacgcaggctcgctcctccctctctctctctccctctctccttctcagagctctctgtctgcatttcactgttgcccagtcacctctctgacttgaccgtcggagggtccccgccggagccgcctccggtcagtgcggacttccttttgcaggtgcacgcttcccggcgatcgggcgacgaagcgattggccgcaacagattggcgcgccaggtaggggacagcatgacaaagacaagagctcaacgatcgagagtcactgggtcggcaaggcgctcttcccgccgggaagaagcctccccgcccccaccggcggcggagcctagctctccgcgccctgcagtgaccacggaggcccagattgcggccatcgtacggcagatgaccgtactgaccgacgcagtaaaaagcctccagcaacaaccggcggcccgacctatgccttccaggagcagccgccgacggccgcgccgacccctgtcgcctccaagcgagcgctctcaacagcactcccacggagaggaggaggggcgaccacgcgcgacgaccgacggtctcagcggccctctccttccccgttggaacgggcgaggaaggaaaagcggccgcgcacaccgtcggcctctctttcggaatcctccggaggctccactcctggggtctcccagcatcgacgagcggacgactacgagcgacggttcgaggagatcgaccgccggctcgtccaactgcagatggacggccagaagtcttcgaacgacgtcgacttccagaccgcccagcctctctctcgactggtcctcgatgagccgattcccagtcggttcaaaatgccgaacatggagccatacgacggctccaccgacccagtcgaccacctcgagagctataaagctctcatgacgattcaaggggcaaccgacgctcttttttgcatcggcttccccgctacacttcgcaaggctgccagggcttggtactccggccttcgatcgggcagtatccattccttcgcgcagctcgagcactcgttcgtggcccatttcagcaccagccgaaagccgccgcgaacgtcggatagccttttctccctcaagcagggggaaaacgagatgctccgacacttcgtggcgcgattcaacgcggccacgctcgaggtccgggacctcaacgaagacatggcggtttcagccatgaagcggggcctgaggtcgtcccgatttacttattctctggacaagaccctcccctgaacgtacgccgagctactggagcgcgcatacaagtatatgcgcgcggacgaaggagcgtccgaccgacgcctggtcgagcccaggggtccgaaggagaagcgaagaaaaggtcgggagcccgccgaaccaagcaggcccccggccgatagtcggctttctccaccccgacagatccaaaaatcaccccgccgacagactccgaggtcggtgcgtcccaggtatgactcctacactcctctctccgctccccgtgcgcagatcttgatggagatcgaagggaaagaatacctgcgacggcctccgcctctgaaggcaaagggcctcgaccatcggaagtactgccggttccatcgagccacggccacgacaccgagcgatgcatccagttgaaggatgagatcgaaaatctcatccgccgagggtatctcggcaagtttcgaaagggtccgccgacccgaccgactgccgatcgacgcccccagccgactgaagaggcaccgactaaccagccgacggctggagtcatcaacacgatctccaagcggctgggatcggggacgtctacaggggggagccgacgaaaaagccgcgcccggacgacgtgattacttctcagaagacgacgttcggggcatccagactccccacgacgacgctgttgttgtgtcggcgacaatagccaattatgatgtaaaacgaatttttgttgataatggaagttcgacaaatgttttgttttactcgaccttttcccgaatgcgactaccgactgatcgacttagtggggtctccacgcccttgatcggctttgccggagacaccgtcacgacagaaggagaaatcaccctgcccgtgacggtcggtaccgaaccacggcaaagcacagtctcccttattttcgcggtcgtccaagttccttcggcctacaatgccatactcgggtgacccggactgaacgccctcagggcgatcgtctcgacgtaccatctccttgttcgattcccgaccaaaaacggagtcggagagatgcgcggagatcaacagctcgcccgacgatgcttccaaatctccgcccaaagcgacgagacgaaggatcccctgacaatcgacaaactggatcaacgggaggaggaagagcggggttcgccggccgagcagctcgaggcgatcccgataggagaaaatcccgacagaaaagtttggatcgggtctcaattgcccgacaccgaacgccaccgactggcggagctgctgacggccaatgccgacatattcgcatggtcggcagcagatatgtcgggcatccctccagaaacaattactcactgactcaacatcgacccgacgatgaagccggtgaggcagaagaaaaggtccttcgccccagaaaggcagaaggccattgacgaagaagtggacaagctgctcgaagcaggcttcattcgggaatccacgtatcccgattggcttgccaatgtcgtcatggtcaagaaagccagcggaaaatggaggatctgcatcgactataccgacctcaaccgagcatgcccgaaggatagcttcccactcccgaagatcgaccagctggtggatgcgacgtccggattttggctgcttagcttcatggacgccttcgccgggtacaatcagatccggatggcgcctgaagacgaggagcacaccgcgttcgtgacccccaagggcctctactgttatcgggtgatgccctttggattgaagaatgccggcgccacctaccagcgactcgtcaataaggtcttcaaagaccagattgggcgtaacatggaggtgtacgtggacgacatgctggtaaagagtacGCAGatccggaccatgttcaggatctcgaggagaccttccgcacccttcgacgacaccgaatgaagctcaacccgaccaaatgcgccttcggggtgacctcggggaagttcctcggattcctcgtttctcagagagggatcgaggccaaccctgagaagataaaggcgatcctcgacatgcgtcatccgaacaccaagaaggaggtccaacagctgaacggaagaatcgtcgctcttagccgattcatttcccgatcagctgaaaggtgcctcccgttcttcaagaccttgcgtcaggcgaacggtttctcttggtcggatgagtgcgaacaggcctttgaagacctgaaaagatacttggcttccccgccgctgctcgtgaagccgcaggtcggggagaccttgtatctctacttggccacatcttctgaggcgatcagctcggtgctcgttcgggaaaacgagtgccgaacccatcagcccatttattacatcagcaaagtgctccacggcgccgaagcaagatactcggagacggaaaagatggttttcgccctgaccgtctccgcgcaacggctccgaccatacttccaggcccacgccatcgtggtactcaccaaccagcccctgagggccgtactgcgccgacccgacacatccggacgactcgctaagtgggcaatgaagcttagcgagttcgacattcagtaccgaccgaggcctgccttgaaggctcaggtcttggccgacttcatcgctgaatgcccgacgaccgaccgaaggtcgggagctgaaggcccgggacgagattcggtccctgagccagacccgatctccacctgggtacttcacatcgacggagcctccaacgctcagggaagcggggccgggctcctgctcacgaactcggatggggtagtcaccgaatacgccctccggttcgacttcaaggcctccaacaatcaagccgaatacgaggcactcctcgcgggcttgaggatggcgaaggaactgggcgttgacagcctccgggcattctccgactctcagctgatcgtggggcaggtcaagggcgacttcgaggcgcgagatccgaccatgatcaagtatcttcagaaggtaaaggatctcgtggcccgcttagggcatttcgagatctcccacatccccaggatggagaacgcccgtgccgacgctctctccagattggcaacgtcggcctatgattctttgggtcggacgtttgtcgaaaacctccaacagccgagcatcgatcgggtcgaagaagtacagcagctaacgtctgaaccaagttggatggacccgatcatccAGTACCTGTCCgaggggaccagtcccgaagatcccgcggaggccaagcgactccgatggtcggcgtcacaatatgtgatcatggacggccgactctacaagaggtcgttctccctccctctgctcaggtgcttgggaccgaccgacgctgactacgccctccgagaggttcacgaaggaatttgtgggaatcacttggggggcaagtccttagccttcaaggtcctacgacagggctactactggccgaccatgaggaaggatgcggcagagttggtccgaaggtgcgagccatgtcagaagtatgccaatattcagcaccaaccggccagccaaatcactcccattgtcgctccatggcccttcgctcagtggggagtcgatattctcggccccttcccaccggcgtcgggccaaaggaagttcatcgttgtcgccatcgactacttcacgaagtgggtcgaggctgagcccttggcgcagatcaccgagcggaagatggaggacttcgtccaaaagtccatcatcttcaggttcggattgccgcacaccatcatcaccgacaacggacggcaattcgacaaccaagacttcaaggacttctgcgccaggttccacatccgtcatcgactaacttcagtcgggcacccacagtccaacggtgaggttgaggtgacgaaccgaaccttgctccatggactcaagacccgactgaacgaagccaaaggtctctgggtcgacgagctgggctccgtcctatgggcttaccgaacgaccccccgtgtcccgaccggagagtcgccgttcagtttggcctacgggacagaagctgtgatcccgctcagattggcctgccatcttcaagggtcgagcagtaccacgagccggacaactccgaaagtcggagggccgacctagaccttctccccgaactgcgaaatgaggctcaaatccgaatggcctcataccgacagagggtcgcccggtactacaacgccaaggtcagaccaaagctcttcaggcctggcgacctagtcttgaggaaggcggaggtgtcgaagcccttggaccaagggaagttggctcccaactgggaaggaccctacagggttgctgacaccttcgggccgagagcctatcggctggaaacccttgagggaaaaaccattccccggacttggaacgccgacaacttgaagctgtattgccagtgaattctgtaattcaattgtcggaatacatcttcagtttgaaaaattggagttctaactcttccactaccggtcggcgctcagccccgacacgccgacgcggatctggcaccgacgacacatcggccccttacacggaccgatgcatctacaacgacgggagtcaatactccttcgacgactcgtcggaccttcacaaAGGCCGgcggactcttatgaacgggagttcatgctccctctacggtcgaattttcgggcagaatccgtcggccgacagatcgatcgggccccgaccgaagaaaggcaaaaagcccacgcgactattgtcgcgacttccgacctagctacggtcggtcgagggatattcggcttaccaccgtctatcacacgacgcgacctttgtcgcatctacgacttgccgaccgaccaacggccggctgaacgacattcggcttaccaccgggcGTCGGAAGACATCGAACCCGACGCAGGGGTATGggaacccgacttactatcgtttccCCGATACTGCGCCGGACGACGACTTCGATTATCGgaacccgacctaaagtcgggacacattttactctcggggctgaacaagtcgctgaagtcctaccgacttgcGCGAGTTAGTGACTTAACTAAGTCAGCGACtaacgttcgacattgcagacatgttGGCATTACAAACAAGGGGAGAAAGTAAAGGGAAGTTTCATTCAATACTTGAAGAAATTTTATCTACAAAGAtaaggccgaagcccgattacaggtCGAAGCAGAGCATAAGACAAAACAAAACCGACTAATCGTCGGAGTCAACGTCGTCAACAGGACGACGATGCGAGTTGGTCGGCGGTTCTGCTCCGACTTCATCCGTCGGGGCCGACCGATCTTCGGCAACCTGCTCTGCgacgtcttcggcttccgccctggtggagagaccatccgacgctggtccggccgtctcctccgcagctggggcctccgaccctgGCAGAACCACGTGGCTAAGGTCAAGTTCGGGGTACAAGCTCCAAACGGCttcccgggcatcctcgtacccgacttggtacgagaggtagccgctctcgaggagctcttcgcggtactcctctgagtcccggaagacctcgaccgcccgacccaaagccaacttcgccgactctgattcggctttggcaacgtctgcgtcggcctgagcggcggcatggccctcttcagccttggcgaggttctcaagactcgcccgaagttgctcgcgctcgccctccaactctttgccgacgctgtctcgctcgtgtcggagccgacggatggtccgggacttcttggccacgtcatccttcgccgacttgagctccgactccagcgacgccttggcctccttgagtccggagatctcctccgaaaatcgggagacctccccctcgagtcggttctcccggtcgaccgactgttgaaattggtcgagaaggatggccttctcggcttcgaggcccgcgaccttatctctccaggccgcgcgcatgtccccaaacttccgatatccggcctccagctcggatatgttgaagaccagctgcacaaaaaagAGCCGACTGTTAGTAAGCCGAACTTGCGATGCTACGATTAAAAACAGAGGGAAGGGGagcttacccggatcatcatcggatagaaggacgacagcatgtcagagacacgctggttcttcatcgcttcgatgtcggcaggaaggaggagtgcttggcatagtctcctggccaagtcgtggttggccaggcccgacgcaccctcgggaagcgaaagtcggccgacccgcccgccgacctaccttcgtcacccgacgccattggggccttacctcggcttgccgtccaggccctgacgtcggagatagacggcaagctcgagcccgaccgagtctcggcaGACGGCGCGGTGGTGGCATGCGTCGGCAGCTCAGGTTCGCGGACTTCTTCCCGAACCTCCGGAATCTGCTGGGCGGTCGGCGTGCCCCCGGCAGAGTCAGCCGCTCGACGGTCGGGCGAAGCAGCTCCCCCGACTGAcagtccctcggacgggacatcaacaagcactgtcggcaccgacagtgcgatcaccggctccgcctccgacccggctggttcgctcggcggaaccacgcggggcctcttgggaggctgcgacggtccggcacctgccgccggcctcttcctcacggcgtgctgacgtatgtcggctgccgacagtcgcgtcctcggcggcatatctgaaaaagacgacgaaaggttagagctaaagaagaagacagaaaagaaaatgaaggtgtCGGGAGAATGtaaaccgacctaaacgggggaccgggctaaggccggcgtcgtacaaggcctgctcggtgacgagctcgctctgcttcggcaccgagatatcctttagccgatggaagtcctcccgatcatcggcctccacccggctgttctcatttggatcggttcgggggttcccccaacggactggaaacccccaaggggcagaggacgacgtgaagaagaactggttcttccatccgtgaatggatgttggaagaccagtaatgaaagagagccctttccgaggaatgaagtaccaccaccctcgggctttagggtgagggcggaggataaagaaaactcggaaaagagagatccgaggttcggtcggcaaaagccgacacaggagggcgaagctgactatcagccgaaccgagttcggcgcaagttgtgccgggcataacccgtaatagtccagaacgttccggacgaactccggaatcgggaatcgaaggccggcccggagatcctccagatagaaggccacctgaccctcgggcgggctattaacccgaccatcggcgccaggggcgaacagccgaatctgctccgggacgcagtactgctcccggagccgatcgacgttcggccccgaaagtgaagaagcctccacctccggggacgaccgagtgtcttcggtcggctctcccgaccgactacctcgtggggacgtcctagccatgagctcaaagaaatggcaaggaagaaaggaaaaagaaagaggaaggcTACTCTAGCCCTTGGAAGGAAAGAGTCGCAAATGGGAGACAGAGCGGAGAAGTACCTGGAGCGGAGGCTCAaacgggcagagtctcgactgtaaaaatgagaggggtaaaaaaccatgtgggggtaactttgtatatatagtgctccccaacggtcgagatgaaggcacgcacAGCAAAGACTCCCCAGATTTCGCCGCGTGGCGTCATCAGGGCCGTCCaacggtccgacggttcgacgcaccccccttcagattgcgccacgtcgcctccatccgctccaccgaacgCGAACCGATGGCCACACGCCATGTGTCGCGGCGGGACGCGACGTTTTGTCTTCCCGACGGGACGCGACGTTTGGAGTTCCCGAGGGAACGGCGGGAATGACGGTTCCGcttcccgatgggacacgacGGTTCCACTTTCCGATGGGACATGACACCTGGCACCGATTTTATCGCTGACACCAGCGGGACATCCGGCACGGCGGACGTCCGGCGCCGACCGACACGTGATGCTGATGGGACGAGACGCCTAACGCCGACTGGATGTCGGGCGCCGGTAAACCTCTCGACATTTACAAGGCGCCGGACACCGTATcaatcggcggtacggtcggatcctcgcatacgacaaatccactcctagtcgccagctcatcgcccgacttaggagtggaggggggcaactgttgggggatacccaccgaccgactatcggagggcccgaccggctggcggcccgaccgaccgtctccgactggcggcccgactgaccgtctccgactgaaagccgggagtgaccgactaacggacgctactgaGGCTTTTCAATGGCCCtatcgccgactggaggtatgtcgggcgtatccctcccgaccgaccagacccagaggccgactcacaagaaactcgccgactgacgggggaacccgacgccactctgctggccaccgaccaagggtcggccgtctcctcccatcgccgtacagccgccggaccttgtcagctctgacacagacatgcggcacagttccccaggggcattgtcccgccgagagcgaggtcaaccctggtgattagacggccacacgcgacatgacattttcacggcggctctgacagtctacagtgagttgacagttcctcacttgtccgcgccattaatgacgacgccatacctagctccactatatataccggggaaggcaatagtgcaaagggtcgatccgccgtttctcccacatacgcaggctcgctcctccctctctctctctccctctctccttctcagagctctctgtctgcatttcactgttgcccagtcacctctctgacttgaccgtcggagggtccccatcggagccatctcgatcagtgcggacttccttttgcaggtgcacgcttcccgatgatcgggcgacgaggtgattggccgcaacaactcGTATCGCGATTTCTAAATTATTAGCGGAGATCCTGTTAATACCTCGGCCACTAACCGAGTTGGCCAAGATCTTCTTTTTTAAATAAACCTCGTGAAAAGAAATACCTACCGGCTGGGACTCTCGTCGGAAGCCTCCAGAATGTGCCGCACGTACGCTTCGTCCCATCTCCAGAATGTCCGTTGGGCCGTTACCTAGAAAggaaacgacaaaaaggaaaccGATATGAGACCTACCAGCGAAagatatcaagaaaaaaaaataataataaaaagaaaagaaaaaaaaaaaaaaaaaatatatatatatatatatatatatatatatatatatatcaagcaAAAGCTTTCCTTGACCGCTTTAGACATCTCCTCATGGCGGACCCCCAGGAGTCGGAGAAAACCTCGGAACTCGTCTCCGTGAACGACGTCGAGCGGGTCTTCACGCGCTACGACACCAACGGCGACGGCAAGATCTCACCGTCGGAGCTTGCCGACGTGATGCGCGCCCTCGGATCCGAGGTCTCCGACGAGGAGCTGAAAGCCATGATGGCGGAGCTGGACTCTGACGGCGATGGCTTCGTGGATCTGAAGGAGTTCGTCGCGTTCCACCGCGGGCTGGGCGAAAAGGAGGGAGAGCTGAGGGACGCGTTCGCGATGTACGATCTGGACCGCGACGGGCAGATCTCGGCGAAGGAGCTCCATCTGGTGCTGAAAAGACTGGGGGAGAAGTGCTCCGTCCATGACTGCTCCAGGATGATCCGGTCCGTCGATTCGGACGGAGATGGAAGCGTGAACTTCGAGGAGTTCAAGATGATGATGACGAACGGCGGGGAGAGGAAGGGCTCTGGAGGCGATCCATCTCCATTGCCATCGCCGTCCTCCGGTTGATGTGGGATATCGTGGTTCTAATTTCTTTCACAAGGGTTAGATGAGTTTTAGATGGAGATTAGAGTCCCGTCAATCGCTCTATTGAATTTCTCGTGTCATTTTGAGACgtctttttagtaattaatttagctttaaagGAACTTCCTCTGCAATGTGTTTTTTGTAGTGCATCTGAGAACTGACTGATTAGTTTCACGCTCTTTGCAGAGAAGACGAGCCGGTACTCGATATcgatccctcttttttttttttttttttttttctttttttttaacgaAAGGGAGGCATAGTCACCGGGCCTTTATTAAAGATTAAAAATTTCTTTAtagctttttgtttttctttttagagttctgtaaattataaaaattaattatattcgcCATACAAAGTTTTCTATATCCACCTAcaaaatatatccaaaaattgataatacagaaaaataaaagtACAACCGTCATAAAAATAttcatactatatatatatatatatatatataatatacatatatatatatatataaataattagatatttTTGTCAACATTGCATGctctattcaaaattttaattataaagattATTTCTAGTTTAGAATTACATGATACAATTTTCAACTAGCATAATCTAATATACAATAAAAAAGCACAAGTAATCTTTCCTCTGGACTAAGCGACCATTATGTTTACAGTCCTAATGGGGCATCAATACTATTTCATTTTCACCCCATGATGAGAACCGATATTATCGTATTTCTAGCATGTGATGAGTAATATATATTATCACATTTTTAAGGCATCAACATTGTCACATTTTCAATGTATTATATGGCATGGGTAAGTTCATAATTCCAACTTACATGGAACATTGATAATATATGATTAGTCAAAAAAGCTCAAGATCAATTCATTATGATTCACATCTTAGATAAAATAACATTAAATTTTTACGCACAGCAAAATTTAATCATTGATTTTTAAACAAAATTACAATAAGAGAATTCATTTCCATATTTGTTAAACCACCATTTTTTACCATAATCTTAAATCAAACCATGCAAGATGAAAAATCATATTCACACAAGGAGAACTGTAAGTAATAATAGTCTTCATAGTGAATCAGGATACTTATGCTTTGGTTGAGAGGGAAGAATAGGagagaagataaaaaaaatgagatagaaaattaatattttctctcagttggaattttttttataaaaaaaatgaaagaaaaaaaagaaacagggggaaTACAAATCTCCTAAAATCTGTAAAGTTAATGAATCTTTTATAATTCTCATCTTACCTCtttaataatgaaaaataaaataaatattatatttcaatcctaTGACTTATTTCAAGTTTCCACTTAAGCCTCCCACTCGACCGAGACTCTTGTGAATGGAAAAATCAACTAAAATAAaaggaaagataaaaaaaattaaaagataaaatcttttTTGGTTCTTTTGTTGGGTTTGTTAGGTTCTTTTTAAGGatataatagtaaaaaaatattgtaacattttctttcttttcttttcttttttgcttccaactaagaagaaaaaaaattattatcttttctttctttaaactctcaatcaagaagaaaaaaatatactttctttcttttttttctcttcttattgatattttttttcttttttttttcccaaactCCCAACAAAAGCGTTACACTATAAAGATCCATGTTAAAAATAAAATTGGACATATAGTGGGGATACTTACCATAGATGCTGCACACCAAATCAAATGGTGCGATGCAAATCTATAACACCTgattattagtaaattaattaatatatctgTCTAGTATTTCATAAAGAATTTATTATTTCATCGAAGTAAGGATCACTACCGCAACCTAAAATCCAAGAGAATAATCTAAACCAATTAACTTTACCATGCATCTCTAATCCAAAAGAAGTGGGGAGGGAGCCGTCGGTGGCCGTCGGTGCCatcgggtcggggagggggttggCCGGGGGAGATGGtgccggggagggggcggccgatGGCCGATGGTGAAATGAGAAGGGGGTCGGTCggtgaggggtgggtgacggca
The sequence above is a segment of the Elaeis guineensis isolate ETL-2024a chromosome 7, EG11, whole genome shotgun sequence genome. Coding sequences within it:
- the LOC105048401 gene encoding probable calcium-binding protein CML18; translation: MADPQESEKTSELVSVNDVERVFTRYDTNGDGKISPSELADVMRALGSEVSDEELKAMMAELDSDGDGFVDLKEFVAFHRGLGEKEGELRDAFAMYDLDRDGQISAKELHLVLKRLGEKCSVHDCSRMIRSVDSDGDGSVNFEEFKMMMTNGGERKGSGGDPSPLPSPSSG